TTGATCTGATGTGGGATGTGGCTAAAGCCACATGAATATTTAAACCACagtttaatgaaaaataatgatgaaaacagTAGACTTTTATGTGTGTAGCTTGTTTGTTGCTTTGATATCATTACTTCTGCAGTAAGTGTAAGCACAAGACCCAAGTATGTTACTGACTCATGTCATCAACTGTTCACTTTCTCAGTTATCTACATAATCCAAATGCTGCCAAACTCACAAGTCTGAAGTCTGGGCTCAGAGAAAGATCTGAGTGACTTCCTTCTCAAAATTAGAAAGTAGAAAGTGATTGTTTATATGCTCACTCCCAAATCATGTTATCAACACACTGGTTTTGAATATTTAGATGTCAAGATCACTTGACACAGATTAATTGTTCTCCTTAGTCTGCCACCATCACTTTCAGGAAatattacaaaagaaaataatctaaTTTCTGGTTAACTTGGTAtttcctttcattcattttaacttgaattaaatattgtatgttataaaatctaaaatctttttaaactttatttatttagtggagtttctctgagagcaatgctctctttttcaggaacgtgctaaacacattcatacagttacacattcacacctggaagctgtcCAGTataaccacagtctgatctgctggcCACTGGGCAGCTCCAGCTGGGGTTAAgagccttgctcaagggcacctcagtgaTGGTAATGATGGAGGGACAAGTGCTGCTTCTCCGCctttccccacccagatttatcctgctggTCTGAGGGATTAAACCCTCCAGTCACAAGCTGACTTCTCTAAACTTTGGGCCACCACTGCCGACTGATAGCTCGGTCCATCAGTGAGCATCTTGGTATTCTGAAAATAATGTCACCAGTTAAGATATTTCACCACCCTCAAGAAAAtgtttaagtacattttttagACATTGCTATAAATCCCACAAATTTATTGCTGACAAATTCATAATGtaatatacaaatacatatacatgcCTCATGTAGAGGGAAATTACGGTGGTATTACAAGTTACAAGACATAATATCTTGTATGACATTTGAATGAACCTCACCttcattaacacattaaatcaTCTTAAATCATGATAGAAACTTTGCACCAAACAATAAGAAGTTACTGGAATCAAAGAACATATTTACAATAGAAATACTTCGTATCAAAATGTGCCCATGTTAGGGTATCGTTCACATTTTTTCTGCTACTTAAAGACGAGACAAACTGTTACATCTGCGCTTCTGTACCACCTTCAAATGGAGTTACgtcatgtatttttatacattttgctGAGCCATTTGTGTATAATCATCAATGGCAGCTCAGGCATTCTCCAAACTCCACAAAGCACTTGCATCACCTGTGCTTCACTGGTGCAGAGTTGCAGGTTGTTTGCATGCAGGCTGACATCTTCAGCGCCTGAGTGTTCCACGCATATCCTCATAAACATCATTGGTGGGGACGCGCCTTGGTTTCTTGGACTTGCTCTGGTAACGACAAATATTGTCATCAACGTGTTAGATGTGGAGCTGTTATACTGTACAATAAGTAATATGAATATTAtcaattgtatgttttttgcaacaaaaaaacacatgtgaaCTGTAACAAAACAGGGGAACAGAAAATCcagattcatcattttatcagAACTATGAAATGCTGTGCTGTCATCTACCACTGTAAAACGAAAATGAGATTGACAATAAAACCTCAgctttaaaacacaaagaataAATCCTAATTTtataaattcttttttttttttactgtgttttcgTCAAATGAGTGCTGCTGAGCATAACAGGAACATGGAAACAACCCCAGAGATTCCATCAGGACTTGTGAGTCATTGCAAAACACAatcaaattttttaaaaaaacaacacatgcacacatgtacaaacacatatacacatacacacactaagaAATATGATTACCTTGTGGATGAGCCATACAAAGAGGGACAAGATGATGCAGAGCAGCACAGCGGCAGTGATCACAACGGACCCCACGATCAGATTCTTATCCGCTTCTTCACACGTCGGCTTGTTGCTGTCTATTAACCAATGCACAGTGTTTAAATTGGAGACTCAAGCTGTAAAgattgaatttgtttttctatatttcctCTGCACCTTACTTGTTTTGGGGGAATGTTTCTTTTGTACATTGCTTTATAATTCCCTGATACAATCACGCTCTGGAGAAGTTAAAAATATCCTTTTCAAAACTACAGAAAAGTGCAGaatacttttaatatttatatataatttaaattaaGCTATGGCAATGGAGTAAAAAACATAATCCATCCACTTCACCCATGCTTTCCATACACATTTGCAATGAAAAGATGAACACAATAAGGTAGCATAAGGTTCatcttattatatattttttttttttgcacaattttaattttattagaCCATTTTAGggtttttaataaaataaggCACATCCTTACATATGTGATAACTGCACTTCATTTAATACTACACTGTCTTAACTTTCTATCTGTTCTTATTGTGAATGGAAAGAATGACAATAAATTCTACTCTGAAGCTTGAAAGACTTTATACATGTCAAGTTTAAATTTATGGCGTGGTTGTACTATGCTGTCATGCATTCTTGTCTATGCTTGTTGatacatctctctctttttttcagtggAATTCAGATGAAGATGAATTATAAGaactaaaaatatataaattgatGAGACTCACCTGTCACCACCAGGAGCACAGACCCTAAGCCTTTCGTGATTTCGGTTTTAGTGGACCCCGCGTCAAACATTTTGTACACACACCAGTATGGCCCTGTGTCATTCGAGGTCAGGTTCTTGATGAGAATGCTCACGTTGGGCATTGCTCCGTTCACTTGAAGTCTGTCACTGAATTGTTTGTTAATGGTATCTTTGTCATTGACTCTGACCAAAACTTCGAACTCCTCATTGAGACCCTTCTTCAAAGTCAGGCTATCATGGCCTGATTTAGGACATTTGCACTGGATAGTGACGTGTTCTTCAACATTTTTCCATATCACTCCACTGTTCTctagacaaacagacacaaaaattTCAGCTAACATTTGATAAAGCTTTAGGAACTCATCCTGCcttaaatgaattattaaaacATATACTATAGCATTAGACATTGAATCAGTCTTACCTGTCGCTCCCAGTGCTGTAAAGATGAGACAAAAGCTGGTTATACACCTTAACCAGAGAGACGACATGCTGACAGTGGCTGTCATTCACTAGAATAGACTTCAATAGCaaatgtgtgtctatgttttCACCCACATCGCCCAATCTGATCCTGAACAGGAACACGTGACCCACTTGAGAGAATGTGGGTCAGAAGGTGAGAGCAACAGACAAACGTTGCAAAAGTGAGACGAGAGGCTTCTTAAAAACGATGAAGATGAACATTAGactattttttcttctctaaagCAGTAGAtgagatattacgtaagtgtTTGATTTACTTTGCAGTCTATCTATAAAAGTTCATTGTTAGTAAGGCCGCTGCTTTAAAGTGACAGTACACTCTAGtggcagaaaaataaacatttttcatgatAACAAGGgtgcaagaaaaaaatagttaGATCCAGTcctgaggttaaaaaaaagaggaactttcATTTTGGCTAGTTGtcacaaaaaactaaaaagtgCAGACAGGCTGTGTATCGATAAACATAACCGTACGATACTCCAAGTAGAAATCTACAGACAGCAATGAGACAACACCAGCCAATGCTATGTTTCACATCTAGAAGAGGAGAAACCACTTCAATGCTTCTATATATCTTTAATTATGACATAAAACAATACTCAACAATACTAAAACAAAATTTCAAAGGGTCAGTTAAATTTGACAGAGAGAACAAAAAGTAGCACAGTCATCTCATTTCAGCTCACTTGAGATTTGATAAAGCTATATGCACCTATCATTCTGCACATAACCACAAGCACATTTTTTTGATTTGCATGTAAATAAACTTACCTGCATCACTTTGGGCTGTGCAGGAGAGACAAAAGACGGTTATAAGCTTTAAACAGATAGCAGACATGCTGACAGTGACTGTCTTCCAAGAATCACTTGACATCTAACGTATGTATATCTGAATgcttaataacaataatagaaaCTAAGTTTGTACGTGTGAAAAGAATGTTCCTGTGTGAAAGAGGAACTATTCATGCTAAATCATATCCTGCCATGTGTGCACGGGTATAACGAGGCATAGAGTATCACAACAACTCCTAGAAGCTAGTGTGAAAGAGATAAAGGCATATTCACCCAACTCTCCGGGGCTTGCTCCTCTGCAGCAGCTTGTATGTCTGTATCGAGTACGAGTGTGCCATGCTCTGAGTATTAAAGAAAGTGTGACAATACTGGGTTGAGAAATTATTTCTTTCCTTATTGAAGTCAAGTGCAAGAGGTGAATTTTTACAACACTCCTTCATGGGACGTGTAATAAAATAGTGATGCTTTCATATCAGGATTCTTGGCCACAGTCCGACCAACACGATGTGGCCCGCCAGTGAAGAGAATCTCAGGCGCTACACTTCAGTGCTAAAATTCAAGTCCCTTCTCAAAACACACTTGTACAGACAGGTATTTTCATCTTCACAATCTGCAGCGTGCAGTTAACTTTATATCTATCGTGcaagaatgttttgtttttgcttgttttgttttttttttgtctccctgTGTTCACcatgttcattttaatgtttttaatatatttgttatgCTATGTTTCATTTATTATAATCACTCTTtgctctgtgaagcactttgtaagtattgaaaagtgctatactacatgaatacaattattattattgtgtgtgagagaatgaAACAGCTTACAAATGAAATCCAACAATAGTAACACATGATGTAAAATATCTAATCGCCATGACAAAAAACTGatcaacagaagaaaaaaaaaattctcagaGGTCACACAGTTCATGCTGAAAGAGAACATGAACAGTAGACAACATCAGGCAAAGACTTGATTGCCGGGTGATATGTTTTTGAGAATTTTTTTCAGTACAGACTTCTAGCGTCaattcacatactgtacacaccaAAAGTAGGTCAAAAGTTTAATAGCAGGCAGCAGAGGGTGGAGTGCCACTGTTTTGCAGCCACAGTGTCCTCTAGTGGTGGGAGAGCAAACATGTCTaagaaaagacaacaaattAGATCAGATTCTATCTATCCTGTGCTATGaagacataaacacaaaatgtgagATATAACAGGATTTGTGGATGTAGTCATATAGAGATAgtactgagaaaaatatcagcCTGTAAAAGGATATAAACCAAATCACTGGCTCAGTACATCCCCAGATAAGGCATGAAGCACCACTCAGggatgaaaacaaatgtaaagggccagttcacccaaattaactaaaattCAACATGTCTTTGAGGAGTGTAGCGTCACGTTATACCAACACCAAGAATGAAGTCTCTGAAATCTTTTCATAAATAGCTCAGCTCAGGTTGAGAAAAACGGTAAAAGCCTATTTGCA
The genomic region above belongs to Thunnus albacares chromosome 17, fThuAlb1.1, whole genome shotgun sequence and contains:
- the si:rp71-81e14.2 gene encoding uncharacterized protein si:rp71-81e14.2, encoding MSSDSWKTVTVSMSAICLKLITVFCLSCTAQSDAALGATENSGVIWKNVEEHVTIQCKCPKSGHDSLTLKKGLNEEFEVLVRVNDKDTINKQFSDRLQVNGAMPNVSILIKNLTSNDTGPYWCVYKMFDAGSTKTEITKGLGSVLLVVTDSNKPTCEEADKNLIVGSVVITAAVLLCIILSLFVWLIHKSKSKKPRRVPTNDVYEDMRGTLRR